GACGTTCCACCCACACTAAGCATGATCCAGCGTCTTGGATGCCCACCAGTTCCACCTCATTGAATTAAAAGAGGTCAGGGTTatagatatttttcaaaatatttttagcttaaaaacatatcaaataatatttttacttttagcattaaaataatacaaaactaaaaaattcacaaatttcCCAAACTTCAAATGTGCAATCGCAAACATCATGTTAATATACACAATGCGCAATCCCAATAACTGCCCAACATGAAGCTCTTCTATGTATTTGTTTGCGTTCACaggtcaaatcatatttttaaattattttttttattttaaatcattttttaatgattgattttaaaaataatttttaaaaactaaaaaaatattataatacattttaaaaacaccgAGCTGACAAAACATACCAATCTGCCACTATTATCAGCTTAAATTTGCAGCAGACTGGGTAGCAACGTCAAGCTATGATTCACACATTGTTTCTGCAACCTACTTGACAAAGATGAGAGGTCTAAAGTTGCAAATTTTATAGCTCAAAACAAACagtatagaaaaaaaagttaaaatggaGTACAAAAGCTCAAGgccaaaacaaaaatttaaagaaaaaattgaaatctagGATCCACTACATCCTTTTTCCCAGTTAACATGATCTCCTAATGCTTATGAAACCATGCCAGAGTTCCACACGTGAAGAACAACTATGCAGGATGTCCCAAAACTGTGCCGCATAACATAACTATGCCTAAGCCACCAGAGTGCTGGCAGTGCTTGATTCGCTGCAAGAAAGAATGCAGAGTTACTATGACGAATATAAAAGTGGATAGGTATCCAACATTATTTGTGGCAAGAAAACCATACAGATAAATCTTGGAGTCTTGATTAAAGTTTGGTAAAAGTAGTGGGAGTGCAGGATAGCAATTAAAAATCTCCAGTAAAACATAGTGCTTTATTGGAAATATAGCATGAACCAGAAATCAAATGATTTCTTCAAGGAATGAACAAACTACCATGCACAAATACCAAGTAAAGCAATGACTAGTAATTTGCAAAATCTGGAGATACTAGTATTGACAAAGCAAGCAGGCTTACTATTTCCAGACAGGAGCAAGCTTCTTTGTCTTCTTGTAGTAGCGAGCAAGCCTGTGAATCCTGCTCTCAACAAGGATCAACCTGAACTTGGAATCCTTGTCCTTCCTGTTCCTTTCCAAATGTTTCCTGATGGCAACAGCCTTCTTGATGAGGTGGTACAAATCCTCAGGAATTTCAGGGGCAAGACCTATCCATACAAATACCAGCAGAACAATCAAATCATACACTAACATAGGCTCAGTTCGAGCTCCCCTCACTTGCCTAATTATAATTGACCTAACATTAATATATAGCCACAGCAACAAAAACAATGGATTCAGTCCCATTCCTTTGCCAAACAATGCACTCAATTCCACTGATCCCATTTGCTTACATTTCCCATCAACAAtatgaattttatcaattttcagAATGCAACCAAATTCTCTACACACAAATCAGCTACAAAATCCCAACAATAACAAAGAGATAAATACCATGAGCCTTAAGGATACGCAAGATCTGGTTTCCAGTAACACTCCTGACCTGAGCAATACCATGAGAATCACGAAGAATGACACCAATCTGAGATGGAGTCAAACCCTTCTTCGCAAACTTGCAGATGCTATCATCAACCTGAAACCATATCACACCAATAATTCCTCTCCTCCAGAACCCACTATGAAAATcctaagaattttaaataacTGCCTTGTATACCAAAACTAGTTAAGAACCCAccaacaaaatgaaataaaacagtACGAGTACCATATCTTTGATTCGTTAAAGTAATAATTCTTTTGCTACGcgtaaacaatataaaaaataaacaatatgcttatgattaaaaatatatccctACAATGCGCTAAAAATACAGCTACGAAAGCTTAGATTAATCAGAAAATGTTTTTACAGTACTTACGAACTACGAAACCAAGCAAAAACAAGTGACTTGAGGATAAAGCTTACACCTTTAATCACCAAAACTGAATGATTCAATAAGATTAAAGAGAACAACAAATGAGGTTAAAGCAACTCACATCTTGTGCAGAAATTTTCAGCCAGCTTGGTGGGGTTCTCTTGTAGGGCAGGGCTGAAGCTGAAATACCCTTACTGCAAGATAAATCACATGAAGTTCAGTTTTTTACCAAGTAAAATCGTCcctaaagagagaaagaaagagatttgAGTGAGTGAGAGATACCCTCGACTGTGCATACGACCCATGGTGACGGTGATGAAGGTGGAGCTCTCTCTGTGTGTTTGTGTCTAGCTTCCTCTGCAACTAGCCGCAAACCCTAGAGCTTCCCTCTTGTTTGCATGTTTAGGGTTTGCACTTTATACATAATTAGCAGATAAATGGGCCTTAGCAATATCTTGATCGAAATTTAAATGTTGGGCCGAAGCCTTTTTAATGTGTCTTATACGTTTTGTGTTTGAGGTGAAATAAGGAGTCTAGGCCCATTTATTTTGGGCTTAAAGGCTGACATAACCCTGGATCAACGATCTACATCACCCTATATATATACCCGGATTACTCTCTGAATAATGTTAATCACTATTTTAACCAACTTGTTgaataaattaagattaaaaagattttttagttttaatagaaaaattaataaaagcagATCATTTAAGATGTTGTAAAGGTCCATGAATGGTATTAAGTATTTTGTTGAAGGTTTTGATTATCTATATTGCAATCCTTCATTTTAATGAATGGAGATGTATTCTTGAATTACCAAGTGCACCTGTCTTCCATGTTTTCGTTATTATCTATATTACAAGTACATtcttaaaatacatttaaaaacactttcaaatacaaaaacaaacgaaaaatatatgaaactaATTTATCTTCGAATTACAAACTCCAAAAGAAAGAATTACTTTCAATATTGAGATTGAAACCCTCAAGGAAAAGGTTTAAATCCTAATGAATTTAACTTGTATGGTTAGTGACATTGAACTATAATAATTCACGAATTCAATcactttgtttatatatatatacctaccTTTCTTTTGGAGTGTGTAATTTGAAGATAAATTAGTTTCAtatatttacctttttttttgtatttgaaaatgcatttagatgtttttaagagtatatttaatttcaaaattatcaattaaaaattttttttgtgtgttttcgatgattttgatatattaatataaaaaataataaaaaaatcattttaatataaaaaatacttttaaaaaatatcatacaatACAACACCAAACATGGATATATTCACTCTACTATCAAATATGCCTCCCATCAAAACTAGCAAATCTTTTCAAATATTCTTATTGGAACTTTCCATGAAAGTAATTGAAAATTCCACATGCTGGTTTAGGTCAAGTAGCAATCAAATTTAAATGCTGGACATGATGATGAAGCGATGCTGAAACTTAGGATAGTGCCCTAATTGCTATTTTTGTGAACCTTTGTGAGTGGTAGGGCCTGCTGCCTCATGCAAGTCCCCCATGAGTGTGGGCTCTAAAGTTTATTTCTGGGGTTCAAGGTTTCTGCATGGCCGTGCCATTGGCATCAAAAACACAACTTTATCATCCACTAGTCATGTTCTTCGTCTCAAAGATAGATGCTCTTCATTTCGATGTTGACCCCGATGCATCCCTTGAAAGTCCCCAGCCCCACCCTTTAATAACCACATTTTGAAAGAATTCCACGCCTAGTTATAAAATCTGATTGTCTGATCACACCCGCTAACTCACCACTGacattaaatttagtttgagtTGGGTAGTTGGGTTTCATTTTGGaccgaatatttttttttattgaaagaacCGGCTTGTAGGTTAACTTGATCAATTAACCATttcaacttaataatttaagttattaggtcctaagatatatttatattattctctaacatatttttcaagtgaaaacttTTTGGGTTTGAAACTTGTACATGCTTGCagtattttgtgtttaatttttatttaataaatgagGATGGTAAAATTTGAATTCGTAGCCGTTTGATCATTAAAGctctaatatcatattaaaaaattatctcaacctaataacttaaatttacaGATAAAATCcaatatatactttattttattttttagcatcgACCACCTTGGTATAAGATATATTTAGGATTGGGCTCTTCAATGTTCCTTGTTCTATTTGTCTTTGTGCATTTTAATGTCACGTAGATTTATTCATTCCAGGCTGTttcacttgtttatttttttatttcgagACAGCACATATTGTTCTGTGAGCATGACTTTTTTTCTCGTTATTAGTAGCAAGACTGTTCTTTCAAGCAGAGACTAAATCCATgtcatttgatgttttttttttaatctttacaccgacaaataaaaaagttaatcttCATGGGTCAAAGTTAACTTGTAAATGCCACCTAATTATTATAAAacctaaaaagaaaagttatGCAAGCCATGTTGTCGGATGAAAGTAACATAGTgccaatttcaaaaaaaataagatgcctAGTCCTTCTGCAGGTTAGGAAAGTTCTGCAAAAATTACAAGGCAGATAACAAATTCCCAAAACACTTTAAAGATAAAACTAATGCTAAAAAAACCTAGTGTtatgtgtttaaaaatatattaaaataatatatattttttattttttaaaatttatttttaatattaacttcatcaaataattttaaaaaatcaaaaaataataatttaaataaaaaaaatcaatttttttaaaaaaaacgagAATATGGCCACATAAACAAATAGTGTATAAGTAACTATtctgtttataatattttctggCCAAAGAATATTTCTCACAGCCCCAAGCCCCCAACACAATAGCCAATATCATTGTTGGTCAGATATGGACAGAGACTAAACAAGAAGAATACCTGTATCTATTCATGTCTAAGAAAATAACACTATTTAATATAACATGTCATGATTTTATGGGTAAATGTAGCGATTTTGATTACtttatttatagatatatagtgaagttaaaaataatatttaaactatgGATTACAACTAGGTAGATTGTGCAACCCCATGGATTCCAATCTTAAAACAATTATCCCAAAgtgtttatcttaatttgaaagaggaatcaatcaattttatccttatagGTCAGGAGAGAGATGCCCATTCTATGGTGTAAAGGACAAGTGCATGATCAAATTCTACAAGAATGGAGGATCACAATGCATGCATTTTGAACAAAGATTGGTCACATTCTAGagtgttttcttttatatataaaaaaactaacactcGTCacagtaatatttaattttaaaagatgtaaTTCAATTGGTTAGTCCCTAAATTTGCTTTCTAAAAGTTACTTATTTGAGTTTCATAAATCTCAGGACCATTGAAGGTTTACATAATCATTAGTTTCAGGATCCgtaaaattagttgaggtatGTGCAAGTTAGTTTGAAcactcacattaataaaaatatatatatatattttatatatatttgacaaAGTTAGCTTTTTTATTGAGTTGTTGGGAAACATAAAAACTTCATTATTTCTAGCAATATAATTGATGTAAGCAAcgagtataaaaaaaaaaaaaagaagattgaaatagagttaaaacacaaaaaatcttaacatcttattttatttttggaagaatcttattttatttatgaaatattaatttaataaagtcTATTTTTATGTAAGGTTTAcaagtctttatatatatatatatatatatatatatatatatatatatatatataatatatatatatatatatatagatatgaaATCAACCTTGTAAAGTATAAAAACTCATAATcctaaaactaaaaggaaaaaaaaaagattgaaatagagttaaaacacaaaaaatcttaacatcttattttatttttggaagaatcttattttatttatgaaatattaatttaataaagtcTATTTTTATGTAAGGTTTAcaagtctttatatatatatatatatatatatatagatatgaaATCAACCTTGTAAAGTATAAAAACTCATAATcctaaaactaaaaggaaaaaaaactaaaaatcataaaatctagaaaaaaaataaaaaataaaaaaaaattaaatagagttTTCAATGCTAATTTGAGTTCAATccaacaatttaattaaaagttatggTATCTAgacatttattattaatttataaaaacaccTCTCACATCCTCTAATCTGATTATAGCGAATATTCATATGACTTCTCAATTTATACCAGCCCGATTACATTAGCAACTAAATATGCAAGTTATATTAACCTcaagattaaaaataagaaagtcAACAACGTAACTCGTTAAgtcttttttattctatttgtaacaatgtaatttaaaaattttgaagtgattatttatttcaaaaagcACGttaattctttatattttaaaaaaattggtgcGTCGCTAAAAAAATCCACGTTCTAGCAACTATCGAAACTCATCCTTTTGTTGGCACATTGCTTGCAGAAACTCTCCGGTACATGTGGTCCTGCTGGTCACAAAATGTCATGCAGAAGAAGACTTGCATGTTATCATTGTGATGATGTCAGGAGGCCATTAATTCACAGACGCGAACAAGGTATACATGTAAACGATGACAAAAGAAGCACTAAACGGTAGTGGATCGATTAGGTAATTGTAACCTTGCTGTGTGGTGCCCTAGTTTCCACCATGTAAAATGATGTAGGTGTGTCGCAAAAGCGAGTATCTGAGTGGTCTTTTCTGCCATTTATGGTCCAGCTTTCATCTGCAAAATCTTCTTTTTCCCCCCTCTATCATGTGATTTTCTTTGGATTCTTCCTTTTCCACTGGTTTTTTTACTTGTCTTTTACAGCATAAAGTTTGTGTCCGGCTTTCTAAACATGGTTGTGAGATCGATCATGTGATCAGCCTCTTCACTTCTTGGCGAGGCAGGCAGAATCTATTCCTTGAAGCATCTAGCATATGGAAAGCACCATTATGCATCAGTGCTGGGAACCactttttatgggttttttttttttttttttttttaatagcactGGCTAAATCTTACGAGTTGTGTGATTCTCAATAGCATAATACTCATTGACTTGTGCTGTTTCTTCGATTATTTTTTGAGCTTTGCTTTGGTCTATACTAAATAATTTTTGGGACAGGAAAAAAACAAGGCTTTGTCTTTTAGTTTTGTCTGAGGCTAAAAGCTAGTGCACTGTTATAAAACCTATCGTCAATTCCGTGATCCGTTCACTTAGGGCTTGGCTCGTGCATGGTTAGTGAAAATTGCACTTTTTATCGCAGCAACGTtgttttttggggttttttttttcttaaaagctCGAGTTAATTGCTGAAGCACCAGCTGATGATCTTCAAGTTATTACGTTCTTTgcattttcaaaaatacattgATTCTTTTACTTTGTTTCGTACTCAGAGCTGAAAAGCAGTATAtatgtttgaaaataatataaattatatcataaaattttattcaaaaattaataatataaattatattctaaaatgttatctaaaaagcttaaatttttaagttgagaaaagttctttaatatgatatcagaaTTTTGATAGTTAAGTGATCATGAGTTTCGAATCTtatcatttctatttatttgataaaaattaaatacaaaataatatgaatatatataagtt
The genomic region above belongs to Populus alba chromosome 12, ASM523922v2, whole genome shotgun sequence and contains:
- the LOC118060598 gene encoding small ribosomal subunit protein uS15, with amino-acid sequence MGRMHSRGKGISASALPYKRTPPSWLKISAQDVDDSICKFAKKGLTPSQIGVILRDSHGIAQVRSVTGNQILRILKAHGLAPEIPEDLYHLIKKAVAIRKHLERNRKDKDSKFRLILVESRIHRLARYYKKTKKLAPVWKYESSTASTLVA